The following proteins come from a genomic window of Salvia hispanica cultivar TCC Black 2014 chromosome 4, UniMelb_Shisp_WGS_1.0, whole genome shotgun sequence:
- the LOC125223689 gene encoding receptor-like protein 3 has translation MPIAWILFFLLHLFLFLVEASSSLECNQLDRDSLLRSLPSPPGWNLSSPSCCLWDGVACNPDHRITRLSLPGRGLSGSLTPFLANLTFLSHLNLSSNRLSGPIPSLINNLHLQTLDLSGNRFNGSITALASMATTSVNVSNNSFTGPLPSSICTTSPLLTILDFSFNQFSGGVPQEYERCSRLQVFRAGFNSLSGYLPYHLYTLTALKELSLPNNIFSGPINDTIALLTNLAILELHDNQLTGSIPPNIGSLSSLQQLQLHTNNLTGPLPPSLIHCSNLSTLLLRNNHLHGDISLVDFSKLQNLQALDLGNNTFSGQIPTTFCLCRSLTALRLAYNGFVGELPPCMASLRNLAHLSLSDNYLSGVVGALKILRHCDNLQVLFLSRCFKDEPMPDDDDLVHLQGFQNLQILTLGGCSLKGQIPWWISKLRKLKVLNLSYNQISGPIPTWLGDMPSLFVLNLTKNTLSGGLPRELGRLPALIADNSSSDLSNLALPFLFDSLQYNRLFNLPRGLKVGYNSLSGEIPAEIGQLKLLHLLDLNNNYFNGSIPAQLSGLVNLERLDVSENRLTGEIPQSLTRLHFLSYLSVAGNDLEGEIPRGGQFDTFPPASFERNHGLCGYILGKDCSTLVKTSTQEEYDSGGNQWYTVPFGMGYFVGFFAVSIPLLFQCNRPS, from the coding sequence ATGCCGATAGCTTGGAtcctcttcttcttgttgCATCTCTTCCTCTTTCTAGTTGAGGCATCATCATCTTTGGAGTGCAATCAGCTGGACCGTGACTCCCTCCTCCGATCTTTACCCTCTCCCCCGGGCTGGAACTTGTCGTCCCCCTCGTGCTGCCTATGGGACGGCGTGGCCTGCAACCCCGACCACCGGATCACCCGTCTCTCCTTACCCGGGCGAGGCCTCTCCGGAAGCCTCACCCCTTTCCTCGCCAACCTCACCTTCCTTTCCCACCTCAACCTCTCCTCCAACCGCCTCTCCGGCCCTATCCCCTCCTTGATCAACAATCTCCATCTCCAAACTCTAGACCTCTCTGGCAATCGCTTCAACGGCTCCATCACTGCCCTTGCCAGCATGGCCACCACTAGTGTGAATGTCAGCAACAACTCCTTCACTGGCCCTCTCCCCTCATCCATTTGCACCACCTCCCCTCTTCTCACCATCTTGGATTTCTCCTTCAATCAATTCAGTGGTGGTGTGCCACAAGAATACGAAAGATGCTCTCGTCTTCAAGTGTTTCGAGCAGGATTTAATTCCCTCTCTGGATATCTTCCATATCATCTCTACACCCTGACAGCCTTGAAGGAGCTCTCTCTGCCTAACAACATCTTCTCGGGTCCCATCAACGACACCATTGCCCTCCTCACGAACCTCGCCATCTTAGAGCTCCATGATAACCAACTCACCGGTTCAATCCCTCCCAACATCGGCTCCCTCTCCAGTTTGCAGCAGCTCCAGCTTCACACCAACAACCTCACTGGCCCTCTCCCCCCTTCTCTCATCCACTGCTCCAACCTCTCCACTCTCCTCCTCAGAAACAACCATCTCCACGGAGACATTTCCCTCGTTGATTTCTCCAAACTCCAAAATCTACAAGCCCTTGATCTTGGGAACAACACCTTCTCCGGACAAATCCCAACCACCTTCTGCTTGTGCAGGTCTCTCACCGCGCTGCGCCTCGCCTACAACGGCTTCGTGGGCGAGCTTCCCCCCTGCATGGCCTCACTAAGGAACCTGGCCCACCTCTCCCTCTCCGACAACTATCTCTCTGGCGTGGTTGGAGCCTTAAAGATACTGAGGCACTGCGACAATCTGCAAGTGCTCTTCCTGTCTCGTTGCTTCAAAGACGAACCTATGCCGGATGATGATGACCTTGTCCATCTACAGGGGTTCCAGAATCTGCAGATACTAACACTAGGTGGATGCAGCCTCAAAGGCCAAATCCCCTGGTGGATCTCCAAGCTAAGAAAACTCAAGGTACTCAACCTCTCTTACAATCAGATATCCGGCCCCATTCCGACCTGGTTAGGCGACATGCCAAGCCTCTTCGTCTTGAACCTGACCAAAAACACACTCTCTGGGGGGCTGCCTCGCGAGCTGGGCCGCCTGCCGGCTCTCATCGCAGATAACTCGAGCTCCGACTTGAGTAACTTAGCATTGCCCTTCTTGTTCGACAGTTTGCAGTACAACAGGCTCTTCAACTTGCCGAGGGGACTCAAGGTCGGATACAACAGTCTGAGCGGAGAGATCCCTGCAGAGATTGGGCAGCTCAAGCTTCTTCACCTGTTAGACCTCAACAATAACTATTTCAATGGAAGCATCCCTGCCCAGCTTTCAGGACTGGTGAATCTAGAGAGATTGGACGTGTCTGAGAATCGTCTCACTGGAGAGATCCCTCAGTCACTTACCAGACTCCACTTCCTGTCTTACTTGAGCGTGGCGGGTAATGATCTCGAGGGGGAGATTCCGAGAGGGGGGCAGTTTGATACATTCCCACCGGCTTCTTTTGAGAGGAATCATGGACTCTGTGGCTACATATTAGGAAAAGACTGCTCTACGTTGGTTAAGACGAGTACACAAGAAGAGTATGATAGTGGTGGGAATCAGTGGTATACAGTTCCCTTTGGGATGGGATACTTTGTAGGATTTTTTGCAGTAAGCATTCCCTTGTTGTTTCAGTGTAATAGACCGTCATAA
- the LOC125223691 gene encoding TATA-box-binding protein 2-like isoform X2, with amino-acid sequence MEDHQVLEGSQPVDLSRHPSGIVPTLQNIVSTVNLDCKLDLKAIALQARNAEYNPKRFAAVIMRIREPKTTALIFASGKMVCTGAKSEAQSKLAARKYARVIQKLGFPAKFKDFKIQNIVGSCDVKFPIRLEGLALAHRAFSSYEPELFPGLIYRMKQPKIVLLIFVSGKIVLTGAKVRDETYAAFENIYPVLTGFRKVPQ; translated from the exons ATGGAAGACCATCAAGTTCTGGAAGGGAGCCAACCAGTTGATCTCTCCAGGCATCCCTCCGGAATTGTTCCAACTCTCCA GAATATTGTTTCTACTGTCAATTTGGACTGCAAATTAGATCTTAAAGCCATAGCATTACAGGCTCGTAATGCAGAATACAATCCCAAG CGTTTTGCTGCTGTGATTATGAGGATTCGAGAACCAAAAACTACAGCATTAATATTTGCATCTGGAAAGATG GTGTGTACAGGAGCCAAGAGCGAAGCACAATCCAAATTGGCTGCACGCAAG TATGCTAGGGTTATTCAGAAGCTTGGCTTCCCTGCTAAATTCAAG GATTTCAAAATTCAGAACATAGTTGGATCATGTGATGTAAAATTTCCCATTCGACTTGAAGGACTGGCCCTTGCTCACCGTGCCTTTTCCAGT TATGAGCCAGAGCTGTTCCCTGGATTAATCTATCGAATGAAACAACCTAAGATTGTGCTGCTCATTTTTGTCTCTGGGAAGATTGTCCTTACTGGAGCTAAG GTTAGAGATGAGACTTATGCTGCCTTTGAGAATATATATCCTGTTCTCACAGGATTCCGAAAAGTTCCGCAATG A
- the LOC125220369 gene encoding uncharacterized protein LOC125220369, producing MAGDNSELVAQGWKSDNGFRSGYHNKVEEALRREFPTTDIKANPHIQSKICSWKKNYSSLVTILGRSGVRFNSNNDFKIDREDDQWAQIVRIDSNARLMRNRSWPFWEDWKIIFGKDRATGSNDRNGDGSLVLKNILHPCKV from the exons ATGgccggcgataattcg GAGCTTGTTGCTCAAGGGTGGAAGTCTGATAATGGCTTTCGATCTGGATACCACAACAAGGTAGAAGAAGCCCTAAGACGTGAGTTCCCAACCACAGATATTAAGGCCAATCCTCATATTCAGTCAAAGATCTGTTCTTGGAAGAAGAATTATTCTTCCTTGGTTACTATTTTGGGCCGAAGTGGTGTACGCTTTAATAGCAATaatgatttcaaaattgaCCGTGAAGATGATCAATGGGCACAAATAGTGAGG ATTGATAGCAATGCTCGTTTAATGAGGAACAGATCATGGCCTTTTTGGGAGGATTGGAAGATAATTTTTGGAAAGGATAGAGCTACTGGGAGTAATGATCGTAATGGAGATGGATCTCTTGTGTTAAAAAACATACTTCATCCGTGTaaagtataa
- the LOC125223691 gene encoding TATA-box-binding protein 2-like isoform X1 yields MEDHQVLEGSQPVDLSRHPSGIVPTLQNIVSTVNLDCKLDLKAIALQARNAEYNPKRFAAVIMRIREPKTTALIFASGKMVCTGAKSEAQSKLAARKYARVIQKLGFPAKFKDFKIQNIVGSCDVKFPIRLEGLALAHRAFSSYEPELFPGLIYRMKQPKIVLLIFVSGKIVLTGAKVRDETYAAFENIYPVLTGFRKVPQWYGDVVLCASVLLL; encoded by the exons ATGGAAGACCATCAAGTTCTGGAAGGGAGCCAACCAGTTGATCTCTCCAGGCATCCCTCCGGAATTGTTCCAACTCTCCA GAATATTGTTTCTACTGTCAATTTGGACTGCAAATTAGATCTTAAAGCCATAGCATTACAGGCTCGTAATGCAGAATACAATCCCAAG CGTTTTGCTGCTGTGATTATGAGGATTCGAGAACCAAAAACTACAGCATTAATATTTGCATCTGGAAAGATG GTGTGTACAGGAGCCAAGAGCGAAGCACAATCCAAATTGGCTGCACGCAAG TATGCTAGGGTTATTCAGAAGCTTGGCTTCCCTGCTAAATTCAAG GATTTCAAAATTCAGAACATAGTTGGATCATGTGATGTAAAATTTCCCATTCGACTTGAAGGACTGGCCCTTGCTCACCGTGCCTTTTCCAGT TATGAGCCAGAGCTGTTCCCTGGATTAATCTATCGAATGAAACAACCTAAGATTGTGCTGCTCATTTTTGTCTCTGGGAAGATTGTCCTTACTGGAGCTAAG GTTAGAGATGAGACTTATGCTGCCTTTGAGAATATATATCCTGTTCTCACAGGATTCCGAAAAGTTCCGCAATGGTATGGCGACGTGGTGTTGTGTGCATCAGTTTTATTACTATAG